In one Spirosoma rigui genomic region, the following are encoded:
- a CDS encoding glycosyltransferase, whose product MKIALVQDGLMCRAGGEQVALCFHKAFPDAPVYTQCYQPDLTFPEFRDCDIHTTWLQNIAKTDEMMKRLFFPLGVWAMESHDLTAYDVILMSGTHCAKYVKVRPDALVISYSFTPFRLAWDPESYAQYANAGPLKRMVFDAVLSRLRKVDFDFGQRPDFYVGMTTETAERLRKTYKPLAPIDIINPPVNVANFYVSDQPKDYFLVVSRLEYYKKVDLVIDAFNELGYPLVIVGKGLQADEIKARAKSNVKFLSGLSAQQLADVYAGCRAFIFPQHEDYGITPLEANAAGRPVIAYKAGGVLATQIPVNHNPAQATALYFNNQTVADLIDAVKRYERIEKEFDPAFIRSHAEGFDEAIFIDRIRQFVKAKADEHAKKTSVTAG is encoded by the coding sequence ATGAAAATTGCTTTAGTACAGGATGGATTGATGTGCCGGGCGGGGGGAGAACAGGTGGCTCTCTGTTTTCATAAAGCTTTCCCCGATGCACCAGTGTATACCCAGTGTTATCAGCCAGACTTAACGTTTCCTGAGTTCAGGGACTGTGATATCCACACAACCTGGTTGCAAAATATTGCGAAAACCGACGAAATGATGAAGCGGTTGTTCTTCCCGCTTGGGGTTTGGGCAATGGAATCTCATGATTTGACCGCTTATGACGTCATATTGATGTCAGGTACTCACTGCGCTAAATACGTCAAAGTAAGACCTGATGCGCTGGTGATAAGCTATAGCTTTACCCCATTTCGGTTGGCATGGGATCCTGAATCATACGCGCAGTATGCCAATGCAGGGCCACTGAAGCGTATGGTGTTTGACGCTGTCCTCAGTCGTTTGCGTAAAGTTGACTTTGACTTCGGTCAACGCCCTGATTTTTACGTTGGCATGACAACCGAAACCGCCGAGCGATTACGTAAGACGTACAAGCCATTGGCTCCTATCGACATTATTAATCCACCCGTCAACGTTGCCAACTTTTACGTGTCAGACCAGCCGAAAGATTATTTTCTGGTTGTTTCCCGGCTTGAGTATTACAAAAAAGTGGATCTGGTCATTGACGCTTTCAATGAACTGGGTTATCCACTCGTAATCGTGGGCAAAGGGCTGCAGGCCGATGAAATCAAAGCCCGGGCCAAGAGTAATGTGAAGTTTCTGAGCGGTTTATCGGCGCAGCAACTAGCTGATGTATATGCAGGTTGTCGTGCATTCATTTTTCCACAACATGAAGATTATGGTATAACACCCTTAGAAGCCAATGCAGCCGGACGTCCGGTTATTGCCTACAAGGCGGGTGGTGTACTAGCCACCCAGATTCCGGTTAATCACAATCCTGCCCAGGCAACAGCTTTGTATTTCAATAATCAGACAGTTGCTGACCTGATTGATGCAGTAAAGCGCTATGAACGCATTGAGAAAGAATTTGACCCCGCTTTCATCCGCAGCCACGCTGAAGGATTTGACGAAGCTATTTTCATCGACCGGATCAGGCAATTTGTGAAAGCCAAAGCTGATGAACATGCGAAAAAAACATCAGTAACAGCTGGATGA
- a CDS encoding acyltransferase family protein has translation MQSSTVSTPEPTLAQPAPVRRLLSLDALRGFDMFWIIGGEEIFHVLAKTTGWAWAIFMADQFTHVDWNGFRPYDCIFPLFLFLAGVSTPYSLGSRLDRGDDRGAMVRKIITRGLVLVLLGILYNNGLFTKPLAEMRFPSVLARIGLGGMFAQLIYVYVRNERARYGIFAGILLVYWALLMLVPVPGFGAGNLTMEGSLVGYVDRLVMPGRLYKVVHDPEGLLSTLPAIATGLLGVFAGTVLRHKNVSDSQKLQRLALAGVVCVVVGWIWNIVLPVNKNLWTSSFVLVAGGWSLLALSLFYWIIDIMNWRRWTFFFVVIGMNSILIYLAGEVIDFEHTAHFLFGGMLSFFSDPIRSVGAVVAFLAVKWAFLYFLYKKNVFLRV, from the coding sequence ATGCAATCCTCTACGGTTTCAACACCAGAACCTACCCTTGCCCAACCGGCACCCGTCCGACGGCTGCTTTCGCTCGACGCGCTGCGCGGCTTCGACATGTTCTGGATCATTGGCGGGGAAGAAATTTTTCACGTGCTGGCCAAAACAACGGGCTGGGCCTGGGCCATTTTCATGGCCGATCAGTTTACCCACGTTGACTGGAATGGCTTCCGGCCTTACGACTGCATCTTCCCCTTGTTCCTGTTCCTGGCTGGCGTATCAACCCCCTACTCCTTGGGTAGCCGGCTCGATCGGGGCGATGATCGGGGGGCTATGGTTCGCAAGATTATCACCCGGGGTCTGGTGCTGGTACTGCTGGGCATTCTCTACAACAACGGTCTGTTTACCAAGCCCCTGGCCGAGATGCGGTTCCCCAGTGTACTGGCGCGGATTGGCCTGGGGGGTATGTTTGCCCAGCTCATTTACGTATATGTTCGAAACGAGCGTGCCCGTTACGGTATTTTTGCCGGTATCCTGCTGGTTTACTGGGCTCTGCTGATGCTCGTTCCCGTACCCGGCTTCGGGGCTGGCAACCTGACGATGGAAGGTAGCCTGGTCGGATACGTCGATCGGCTGGTAATGCCGGGACGACTGTATAAAGTTGTTCACGACCCTGAGGGCTTGTTATCGACCTTACCCGCCATTGCTACGGGGCTGCTCGGTGTCTTTGCGGGCACAGTACTTCGGCACAAAAACGTGAGTGACAGCCAGAAGCTTCAACGTCTGGCGCTGGCCGGTGTGGTTTGCGTCGTCGTTGGCTGGATCTGGAACATCGTCTTGCCCGTCAACAAAAACCTCTGGACGAGTTCATTCGTGCTGGTAGCAGGTGGCTGGAGTTTACTAGCCTTGTCGCTGTTCTACTGGATTATCGACATCATGAACTGGCGTCGGTGGACGTTCTTCTTCGTCGTCATTGGCATGAACTCCATCCTGATCTATCTCGCCGGCGAAGTCATCGACTTTGAGCATACTGCCCATTTTCTGTTCGGTGGTATGCTTAGCTTCTTTAGTGACCCCATCCGGTCGGTAGGGGCAGTTGTAGCGTTCCTGGCCGTTAAGTGGGCTTTCCTGTATTTTCTCTACAAAAAGAACGTGTTTTTGCGGGTTTAA
- a CDS encoding capsule assembly Wzi family protein yields the protein MRIGHTLRYILPLVSTLFAAPLYLQAQAIRPPSEYSIEAGAFGSSSGQTPFWIRSNQYGIVPNQSPALTLRAGIYSEYDSLKRTDNRWRGSGFEMGYGLNVVGNASQQTYTVPLVEAYVKVRRGIFEAYVGRRREKFGLADSALSTGSYAWSGNALPLPKIQVAIPVFTPIGFTKGFVAIQGTYAHGYFSQSGYIRNTMLHQKSLYLRLGRENSTFRLYGGFNHQVVWGGQAADPRGIPGVIPEGGKLPSGLIDYFYVVTGINKGRTDTTKYTFFDQTNRVGNHLGSIDVALEIDLVRHTLYMYRQSLFEDGSLASLINIADGLNGLRIRRNNPNALVRDILFEFLNTTSQGGPQFVIDDALLRGKDNYFNHQQYRDGWAYRQHTIGTPFIPPALGPTGEYPYGTFTANNRVTVMHVGVGGSLPIRGSALAAPVSYQAKLSYSHNLGTYDDPYEPARNQFSGYFGFTAPFAALGGLQLTGSVAVDNGTLYTNGIGSYVSLRKVWNTRQNRP from the coding sequence ATGCGTATTGGCCATACATTACGTTACATTCTGCCGTTAGTAAGTACCCTGTTTGCTGCACCTTTATACCTTCAGGCTCAGGCTATCCGGCCACCCAGCGAGTATTCCATTGAAGCGGGGGCTTTTGGTTCATCATCAGGCCAGACTCCGTTCTGGATTCGGTCAAATCAGTACGGAATAGTCCCCAACCAGTCGCCTGCGCTCACGCTCCGGGCGGGAATCTACAGTGAGTACGACTCGCTGAAGCGCACCGATAACCGCTGGCGCGGGTCTGGTTTTGAAATGGGCTACGGGCTGAACGTAGTTGGAAATGCCAGCCAGCAAACATACACGGTACCGCTCGTAGAGGCCTATGTCAAGGTACGGCGGGGTATCTTCGAAGCCTATGTGGGACGACGGCGTGAGAAGTTCGGCTTAGCCGATTCCGCCCTGTCAACGGGTTCCTACGCCTGGTCGGGTAATGCGTTGCCATTGCCAAAAATTCAGGTTGCCATTCCCGTTTTTACGCCAATTGGATTTACGAAAGGGTTTGTGGCTATTCAGGGGACCTACGCGCATGGGTACTTTAGCCAGTCGGGCTACATCAGAAATACCATGTTACACCAGAAATCTCTCTACCTGCGTCTAGGTCGGGAAAACAGCACCTTCCGACTATATGGCGGCTTTAACCACCAGGTTGTCTGGGGCGGCCAGGCTGCCGATCCCCGTGGTATTCCCGGTGTTATACCAGAGGGGGGCAAACTGCCTTCGGGTTTGATCGACTACTTTTATGTGGTAACCGGAATTAACAAAGGACGTACCGACACAACCAAATACACATTCTTCGATCAGACAAATCGAGTTGGTAACCACCTGGGTTCAATCGACGTAGCGTTGGAGATCGATCTGGTCAGGCATACACTGTATATGTATCGCCAGAGTTTGTTCGAAGACGGATCACTGGCATCACTGATCAATATTGCTGATGGGTTGAACGGACTTCGTATCCGGCGCAACAATCCGAATGCGTTGGTACGGGATATTCTGTTCGAGTTTCTGAATACTACGAGTCAGGGAGGTCCGCAATTTGTAATCGACGATGCCCTGTTGCGTGGAAAGGACAATTATTTTAATCACCAGCAATACCGGGATGGCTGGGCCTATCGGCAGCACACGATTGGTACGCCATTTATTCCCCCGGCACTCGGGCCAACTGGTGAATATCCCTACGGTACATTCACGGCGAACAATCGTGTAACAGTCATGCACGTCGGTGTAGGGGGAAGTCTGCCTATTCGGGGGTCTGCGCTGGCGGCTCCTGTCAGTTATCAGGCGAAACTGTCCTACAGCCATAATCTGGGTACGTATGATGATCCGTATGAGCCAGCCCGTAATCAATTCTCAGGTTACTTTGGGTTCACAGCACCCTTTGCTGCACTAGGCGGGTTGCAACTAACGGGCAGTGTTGCCGTCGATAACGGGACACTTTATACCAACGGAATTGGTTCCTACGTGAGCCTGCGTAAAGTGTGGAATACCAGGCAAAACAGACCGTGA
- a CDS encoding sugar transferase has protein sequence MRHRYSILFFPLHIIVDFISLNTAFVGAYWIKFQTIETVSTPPYASLWWIFNAVWLIEVLILKPYVYPRQLFKANNLIKNLVVLTTIHMAVISISWVAMKSYYYSREHLLFTYALFIAIASAFRIGGLLFLQEYRARGYNNRRYVIVGYGKLADSIRSFYEAHPEMGFRFFGYFDQPSSENEGLLQGDYASLQSYVMREQIDCIYCCMPYIDNDQMKVIVEQAESKNYQVKLLVDFRGFMTRGASVEYHDFLPVLNLSSQMLADFRVNTLKRAFDVVFSLGVLVVGSPIFLLLALITRTTSSGPVLYAQERVGREGKIFKIYKFRSMYTDAEKTGPVLSGGLLDNRITPWGRFMRQTRLDELPQFFNVLKGDMSVVGPRPERQFFIDKIVEIAPEYHSLLKVKPGITSIGQIKFGYAATIEEMVQRLRYDLLYPERRSFLFDMWIIAQTLRVMAQGRGK, from the coding sequence ATGAGGCATAGGTATTCGATATTGTTCTTTCCTCTTCACATAATTGTCGATTTTATTAGTCTGAATACGGCGTTTGTGGGGGCATACTGGATCAAGTTTCAAACCATTGAAACTGTTTCGACCCCTCCGTATGCGTCGCTTTGGTGGATTTTCAATGCGGTTTGGCTAATCGAAGTATTGATTCTAAAGCCGTATGTGTACCCCCGGCAGCTTTTCAAAGCTAATAATCTAATTAAGAACCTGGTCGTGTTGACCACGATCCACATGGCGGTTATATCCATATCCTGGGTAGCCATGAAAAGCTATTATTACTCCCGGGAGCATTTATTGTTCACGTATGCACTATTCATCGCTATCGCATCAGCTTTTCGAATAGGTGGCCTGCTCTTTCTACAGGAGTACCGGGCCCGGGGCTACAATAATCGTCGGTATGTTATTGTTGGATATGGCAAACTGGCTGACTCCATCCGCAGTTTTTACGAAGCGCACCCGGAAATGGGTTTTCGTTTTTTCGGGTATTTCGATCAACCTTCTTCCGAAAACGAAGGCCTACTGCAGGGGGATTATGCGTCGCTACAGTCCTACGTAATGCGGGAGCAAATTGACTGCATCTATTGCTGTATGCCCTACATCGACAATGATCAGATGAAAGTCATCGTTGAACAGGCAGAATCAAAAAATTATCAGGTTAAATTACTGGTCGATTTTCGTGGGTTTATGACGAGGGGTGCCTCGGTCGAATACCACGATTTTCTGCCTGTGTTAAATCTGTCTTCCCAGATGTTGGCTGATTTCAGAGTAAACACCCTTAAACGAGCATTCGACGTTGTATTTTCGCTGGGTGTGCTTGTCGTTGGCTCTCCCATCTTCCTGCTACTCGCACTCATTACCCGCACAACGTCGTCCGGTCCGGTCTTGTATGCGCAGGAGCGCGTTGGACGCGAAGGCAAGATTTTTAAAATATACAAATTCCGCAGTATGTATACCGATGCCGAGAAAACGGGTCCGGTATTATCAGGCGGGCTGCTCGACAATAGAATTACACCCTGGGGTCGGTTTATGCGCCAGACCCGGCTTGATGAGTTGCCACAATTTTTCAATGTACTTAAAGGGGATATGTCGGTTGTTGGACCACGACCCGAACGGCAGTTTTTCATTGACAAGATCGTTGAAATAGCACCGGAGTATCATTCGCTCCTCAAAGTAAAGCCGGGAATTACGTCGATCGGACAGATTAAATTCGGTTATGCCGCCACCATTGAAGAGATGGTGCAGCGGTTGCGCTACGACCTGCTGTATCCCGAACGCCGGTCTTTTCTGTTCGACATGTGGATTATCGCCCAGACCCTTCGTGTGATGGCACAAGGCCGTGGTAAATAG
- a CDS encoding alpha/beta hydrolase, with protein MRILFLLALLTTQLTQSLYAQEVLKLWPDAAIPNAIAGAQITEKSEVSDGILRISNVSVPTITAYLPAAGKGTGAAVMICPGGGYSILAASHEGEDVAKWFNTMGVAAFVLKYRLPDERIMTNQQEVPLLDAMQGMKLIRQNAARYGINPAKVGVMGFSAGGHLAATLATHFNKATATSDNSAQVRPDFAILLYPVITFGEKAHGGSRDKLLGKLKTSPEMIAYYSNELQVTAQTPPTFLVHSEDDKAVPVENSVNFYLACLKNNVPAEMHLYPTGGHGYGLRTAKYGSLNTWPDACKAWLTGLGAVK; from the coding sequence ATGCGCATCTTATTCCTGTTAGCTTTGCTTACTACCCAACTTACGCAGTCACTTTACGCCCAGGAGGTGCTCAAGCTCTGGCCCGACGCGGCCATTCCCAATGCTATTGCCGGCGCTCAGATTACGGAGAAGTCGGAGGTTAGCGACGGGATTCTACGAATCAGTAACGTATCTGTCCCAACAATCACGGCCTACCTGCCAGCGGCTGGTAAAGGAACCGGTGCTGCCGTGATGATATGCCCCGGGGGCGGCTACTCCATTCTGGCGGCAAGTCATGAGGGTGAAGACGTAGCGAAATGGTTTAACACCATGGGCGTGGCCGCGTTCGTGCTTAAATATCGCTTACCCGACGAGCGAATTATGACCAATCAGCAGGAGGTGCCACTCCTGGATGCCATGCAGGGCATGAAGCTAATCCGGCAAAATGCGGCTCGCTACGGCATAAATCCCGCAAAGGTGGGCGTCATGGGCTTCTCGGCCGGCGGCCATCTGGCCGCTACGCTGGCTACCCACTTCAATAAGGCAACAGCTACTAGCGACAATAGCGCGCAGGTCCGGCCTGATTTTGCCATTCTGCTGTACCCGGTTATTACGTTTGGTGAAAAAGCCCACGGAGGCTCGCGCGATAAGCTACTTGGTAAACTGAAGACGTCACCCGAGATGATCGCTTATTACTCCAATGAGCTACAGGTAACGGCCCAGACACCCCCGACGTTTCTGGTACATTCGGAGGATGATAAAGCCGTTCCGGTGGAGAATAGCGTTAACTTTTACCTGGCCTGCCTGAAAAATAATGTTCCGGCGGAGATGCACTTATACCCAACCGGTGGGCACGGCTACGGATTACGGACGGCCAAATACGGATCGCTCAACACCTGGCCTGATGCCTGCAAAGCCTGGCTGACTGGATTGGGAGCGGTGAAGTAG
- a CDS encoding glycosyltransferase family 4 protein — MIHFCADVRMLTNSGIGVYVQKYIQSILRCNLFDVTLIGRKKEIDFYFNEYSNWRHIEADFPIYSITEQLKLPLLIPACDVFWSPHYNIPMLPIRARRHLVTIPDVYHLAFYHTLSLAQKVYARIVANAAARLADKITTISLYSKQEIERYTGSSGSKIEVLYLGIDTTLFQSVTSSADQERVKLAYKLPDKYVLFVGNVKPNKNLRLLVDGFAQLLTELPDLSLVITGKQEGFITGDPALFARIRADKVLESRIVFTGFVNTPDLPILYSSAHLFAFPSIYEGFGFPPLEAMACGCPVVASNAASIPEICGEAALYVDPLDPTDIARGIRVLATDDELRNQLVKTGYEQCRQYDWDKSSNRFIALIQEMARH; from the coding sequence ATGATTCATTTTTGTGCTGATGTTAGAATGCTAACTAATTCTGGGATCGGCGTATACGTACAAAAATATATTCAATCAATACTGCGTTGCAACTTGTTTGATGTTACGTTGATTGGTCGTAAAAAAGAAATCGATTTTTATTTTAACGAGTATTCGAACTGGCGACATATCGAGGCTGATTTTCCAATATACTCAATTACGGAACAGCTTAAATTACCCTTGCTCATACCGGCCTGCGATGTATTCTGGTCACCGCACTACAATATTCCAATGCTGCCCATACGGGCGCGCCGGCATCTGGTAACGATCCCTGATGTATACCACCTGGCATTTTATCATACGCTTAGTCTGGCTCAAAAGGTTTATGCCCGCATAGTAGCAAACGCAGCCGCTCGCCTGGCCGATAAGATCACAACCATATCACTCTACTCAAAGCAGGAGATAGAGCGGTACACCGGCTCTTCTGGATCGAAAATTGAGGTACTCTACTTAGGGATTGACACCACGCTCTTTCAGTCGGTGACCAGCAGCGCCGACCAAGAGCGGGTTAAGCTAGCGTACAAGCTACCCGACAAATATGTGCTGTTCGTTGGTAACGTAAAGCCCAACAAGAATTTAAGATTGCTGGTCGATGGCTTTGCTCAACTACTCACCGAGCTCCCCGATCTTTCTTTGGTCATCACGGGTAAGCAGGAAGGCTTTATAACGGGTGATCCTGCTTTGTTTGCCCGAATCCGGGCAGATAAAGTGCTGGAAAGCCGCATTGTATTTACTGGTTTTGTAAACACCCCCGATTTGCCTATCCTCTACAGTTCTGCCCACTTGTTTGCATTTCCATCAATTTATGAAGGATTTGGTTTTCCACCATTGGAGGCAATGGCGTGCGGATGTCCGGTGGTAGCGTCGAATGCCGCTAGTATTCCCGAAATTTGCGGAGAAGCTGCATTGTATGTTGACCCGCTTGACCCCACCGACATTGCACGGGGCATACGGGTCTTGGCAACAGATGATGAACTGCGTAATCAACTCGTAAAAACGGGTTATGAACAGTGCCGACAGTACGATTGGGATAAATCGTCAAACCGGTTCATTGCCCTGATTCAGGAAATGGCCCGTCATTGA
- a CDS encoding serine hydrolase domain-containing protein: MNRFWSWLSVSLLLVGGFSCGQSAQQKLNQSTRALRNCADEQVLAADEQAALRKKINAEEKTRQIEQIFKQKVREGFNGNILVAQKGMVLYKNCNGLGHFERSQRDTLVEDSKFQLASLSKTFTAVGTLKLIEAGKLSFEDSIQKFYPDFPYHGITIRQLLSHRSGLPNYAYAFDDSMKVNFYKKEKPYPSNATIMHWFATVKPTPQRYNIPGRGFSYSNTNYMVLASIIEKATGTSYEEFIRKTIFEPLGMHQTFVATTKNDSLNYHRTAGYQWNRRIPKDYYDDVVGDKGIYSTTGDLFRWYRALNGDCLLQRKSMAEAFMPRSFERKGTKNYGYGFRMMVDESNKPEYIYHSGWWKGYNTMFWFSPKDEYVIIMLGNRYNKTVYRVKELIDVLNSGSKKTEPEEDTEAEI; this comes from the coding sequence ATGAACAGATTCTGGTCCTGGTTAAGTGTTTCTTTGCTGCTCGTTGGTGGCTTCTCATGCGGGCAAAGTGCCCAGCAAAAACTGAATCAGTCGACACGGGCTTTGCGCAACTGTGCGGATGAGCAGGTCCTCGCAGCCGATGAACAGGCGGCCCTGCGTAAGAAAATCAACGCGGAGGAAAAGACCCGTCAGATCGAGCAGATCTTCAAGCAGAAAGTGCGCGAAGGCTTCAATGGTAATATCCTTGTGGCCCAGAAAGGCATGGTCCTCTACAAGAACTGCAACGGGCTGGGCCACTTTGAGCGGAGTCAGCGTGACACGCTGGTTGAGGATTCGAAGTTTCAGCTGGCCTCGCTCTCCAAGACATTCACAGCTGTAGGTACACTTAAGTTGATTGAAGCGGGTAAGCTTAGTTTCGAAGATAGTATTCAAAAGTTCTACCCCGATTTTCCTTACCACGGTATCACTATCCGACAGTTGCTTAGCCACCGGAGCGGATTACCCAACTACGCCTACGCCTTCGACGACAGTATGAAGGTTAACTTCTACAAGAAAGAGAAGCCGTATCCATCCAACGCTACGATCATGCACTGGTTTGCTACGGTGAAACCGACGCCCCAGCGTTATAATATTCCCGGTCGTGGGTTTAGCTATAGCAATACCAACTACATGGTGCTGGCCTCGATCATTGAAAAAGCCACCGGCACCAGCTACGAAGAGTTTATTCGTAAAACGATTTTTGAGCCGCTCGGTATGCACCAGACGTTCGTAGCGACGACCAAGAATGACTCGCTGAACTACCACCGGACAGCTGGCTACCAGTGGAACCGGCGGATACCCAAGGATTATTACGATGATGTGGTGGGCGACAAAGGAATATACTCCACAACGGGCGATCTGTTCAGGTGGTACCGCGCCCTGAATGGAGACTGTCTGTTGCAGCGCAAATCAATGGCTGAAGCATTCATGCCACGCAGCTTTGAACGGAAAGGCACAAAAAATTACGGCTATGGTTTCCGGATGATGGTCGATGAATCGAATAAGCCCGAGTACATCTACCACTCCGGCTGGTGGAAGGGATATAATACCATGTTCTGGTTCAGTCCCAAGGACGAATACGTAATCATTATGCTGGGTAACCGGTATAATAAAACGGTGTACCGCGTTAAGGAGCTAATCGACGTGTTGAACAGTGGCTCTAAAAAGACCGAGCCCGAAGAGGATACCGAAGCTGAGATATGA
- a CDS encoding T9SS type A sorting domain-containing protein, translating into MVEEIQNISKKGRKRDVTMPWFLVGIVWCLLISSVVQAQMPKQALRIKVTYQNPGQYLEQAIETIEAINIVDKATTVEYRAGQSVTLQPGFEAKAGSTFTANVKPVSGSGERPLQLAAFPNPFEQTTTIEYYLPANGTVNVWITDAQGKVVGQLVQSENQTAGRHQIEWKAGTRTPGVYLPVVEMNQQKAIGRLVKK; encoded by the coding sequence ATGGTCGAAGAAATACAGAACATATCTAAAAAAGGCAGGAAACGTGACGTAACGATGCCTTGGTTCTTGGTGGGTATAGTATGGTGTCTCCTAATCAGTAGTGTAGTGCAGGCCCAGATGCCTAAGCAGGCGTTACGCATAAAAGTTACGTACCAGAATCCTGGACAGTACTTGGAACAGGCGATCGAAACGATCGAGGCCATTAATATAGTTGACAAGGCCACCACCGTCGAGTACAGAGCGGGACAGTCTGTTACTCTACAGCCGGGATTTGAAGCGAAGGCGGGCAGTACTTTTACGGCTAATGTAAAGCCAGTCAGTGGCAGTGGTGAGCGGCCCCTGCAACTAGCGGCTTTTCCAAATCCTTTTGAGCAAACGACAACGATAGAATACTACCTGCCTGCCAACGGTACGGTAAATGTATGGATTACGGATGCACAGGGTAAAGTTGTAGGACAGCTTGTACAAAGTGAAAATCAAACTGCCGGCCGTCATCAGATTGAATGGAAAGCAGGGACCCGCACACCTGGTGTTTATCTACCTGTAGTTGAAATGAATCAGCAGAAAGCCATTGGGCGGCTGGTGAAGAAATAA
- a CDS encoding capsule assembly Wzi family protein — translation MRFFPVWALCLFFISGSWLPAAAQRINPYHLEVGTMGSSDQTPFWLRANQYGTVPLQAPAIRLNAGIYADYRKVDSTNARRFADWGYGVNVIGNGGATSQLLLPEAYVKGRLGAFEVYAGRRRELVGLVDTLLTTGAYAWSGNALPIPKVQIGLPVFTPIPFTKGVLSVMGAFAHGWFENSDRLIKGSYLHQKYVYGRLGKPTWPFRLYAGFNHNVIWAGSAAPGVLNPAVAVNGQLPSSLRYYPAVILGTRGTSQDQVVTSFEDNRIGNHLGSIDIAADVTIGSWNAFVYRQFVYDDGSLFYGTNLDDGLNGLRIKNMKQPTGAAFFLRQLTIEYLFTGSQGGDVFVIEDSKRRGRDNYFNHSQFVDGWTYFGRTIGTPFLTPQLEVKSSLPDYGVGIANNRVSAYHLGVSALLLNKIDLSTRLSISQNAGTYARPYVPIPQQFSGIVTASVPLNWLGGVAINGSVALDAGGLLPRSVGGYLGIRKTGLLGHKAVSSADEVR, via the coding sequence ATGCGGTTTTTTCCTGTATGGGCGCTCTGCCTGTTTTTTATTAGTGGAAGTTGGCTCCCTGCAGCTGCCCAGCGTATCAATCCGTATCATCTGGAAGTTGGCACGATGGGTTCGTCAGATCAAACTCCTTTTTGGCTACGGGCCAATCAGTACGGCACCGTTCCCTTGCAGGCTCCTGCCATCCGCCTGAACGCCGGTATTTACGCTGACTACCGAAAGGTCGATAGCACTAACGCCCGGCGATTTGCTGACTGGGGCTACGGTGTTAATGTAATCGGCAATGGCGGAGCTACCAGTCAACTGCTTCTGCCCGAAGCCTACGTGAAAGGACGTCTTGGTGCATTTGAAGTGTATGCAGGCCGTCGGCGGGAGTTGGTTGGGCTGGTCGATACGCTATTAACCACGGGTGCCTATGCCTGGTCAGGTAATGCGCTGCCAATTCCTAAAGTACAGATCGGTTTACCCGTATTCACACCTATCCCGTTCACTAAAGGGGTTCTGTCGGTAATGGGCGCTTTTGCCCATGGTTGGTTTGAAAATTCGGACCGGCTGATTAAAGGATCGTACCTGCACCAGAAATATGTATACGGGCGGTTAGGTAAGCCTACCTGGCCATTTCGACTGTATGCAGGCTTCAACCACAACGTTATCTGGGCCGGTTCGGCAGCTCCTGGTGTTCTCAACCCGGCGGTAGCCGTCAATGGTCAACTGCCGTCATCGCTTCGGTATTATCCGGCGGTAATATTGGGAACGCGTGGTACGTCACAGGATCAGGTCGTTACTTCATTCGAGGATAATCGCATCGGCAATCACCTGGGCTCTATCGACATTGCGGCCGATGTGACAATTGGCTCCTGGAACGCCTTTGTATATCGACAGTTTGTCTACGACGATGGCTCGCTTTTCTACGGTACTAATCTGGATGATGGGCTGAATGGGTTGCGTATCAAAAATATGAAGCAGCCAACGGGTGCAGCGTTCTTTCTGCGTCAGCTGACAATTGAGTATCTGTTTACGGGGAGTCAGGGCGGTGATGTGTTTGTTATTGAAGATAGTAAACGCCGTGGTCGGGACAACTATTTCAACCACAGCCAGTTTGTTGATGGCTGGACCTATTTCGGTCGTACAATTGGTACACCTTTTCTTACTCCTCAGCTTGAAGTAAAATCGAGTTTACCTGACTATGGTGTTGGTATCGCCAACAACCGTGTTAGTGCATACCACTTGGGGGTAAGCGCTCTTCTACTGAACAAAATTGATCTTTCAACACGGCTGTCTATTAGCCAGAATGCAGGTACCTATGCCCGGCCATATGTGCCGATCCCTCAGCAATTTTCCGGTATTGTCACGGCATCGGTGCCGTTGAACTGGTTAGGTGGCGTTGCAATCAACGGTTCGGTAGCCCTCGATGCGGGTGGCCTGCTGCCCAGAAGTGTAGGTGGTTATCTGGGTATTCGTAAAACAGGCTTGCTCGGTCATAAAGCGGTATCATCCGCTGATGAAGTCCGCTAG